From the Lathyrus oleraceus cultivar Zhongwan6 chromosome 4, CAAS_Psat_ZW6_1.0, whole genome shotgun sequence genome, one window contains:
- the LOC127074546 gene encoding probable polyol transporter 6: protein MTMGQGYNEDNTNTFNKYAFACSIVASIVSIVSGYDTGVMSGALIFIREDLGISDTQQEIIAGILNVCALVGSLTAGRTSDYIGRRYTIFLASILFMLGAILMGYGPNYTVLFIGRCVCGLGVGFALMIGPVYSAEISSAASRGFLTSLPEVCIGLGILLGYVSNYFLGRHLSLKLGWRLMLGIAAIPSIIVAFGILAMPESPRWLVMQGQLGKAKKVLLQVSNTTEEAELRFKDIKIAAGIDENCNDEVVKLSHKSNQGEGVWKELILRPTPPVRWMLIAAVGIHFFEHATGIEAVMLYSPRIFKKAGVTSKDKLLLATIGVGITKVTFLLSALFMLDKVGRRRLLQVSVAGMIVGLTTLGFSLTMVEKAHENVPWALTLSILATYFYVAFFNMGLAPVTWVYSSEIFPLRLRAQGASICVAVNRSMNAIVSMTFISIYKAITIGGSFFMFAGMSVIAWFFFYFYLPETKGKALEEMEMLFTKKPKEKNVAMGTDPTHNV, encoded by the exons atgacAATGGGTCAAGGGTACAATGAAGACAACACCAACACGTTCAACAAATATGCTTTTGCTTGTTCCATTGTTGCTTCAATTGTATCCATCGTTTCTGGTTATG ATACCGGTGTTATGAGTGGAGCATTGATATTCATAAGAGAGGACTTGGGAATCAGCGACACACAACAAGAGATTATAGCAGGAATCTTAAACGTATGTGCATTAGTAGGATCTTTAACAGCTGGAAGAACTTCTGATTACATTGGTCGTCGATACACAATTTTCTTAGCCTCTATACTCTTCATGCTCGGTGCAATTCTAATGGGGTACGGTCCAAATTATACAGTTTTATTCATTGGAAGATGTGTTTGTGGTTTAGGTGTTGGTTTTGCACTCATGATAGGACCTGTTTACTCAGCTGAAATTTCATCTGCTGCATCAAGAGGTTTTTTAACCTCTTTACCTGAGGTTTGTATTGGCCTTGGAATCTTATTAGGTTATGTATCAAATTATTTCTTGGGAAGACATTTGAGTTTGAAACTTGGTTGGAGATTAATGCTTGGTATTGCAGCTATTCCTTCAATTATAGTAGCTTTCGGTATTTTAGCAATGCCAGAATCACCAAGGTGGTTGGTTATGCAAGGTCAACTAGGAAAAGCTAAAAAAGTTTTGTTACAAGTTTCAAATACGACAGAAGAAGCTGAACTTCGTTTCAAAGATATTAAAATTGCAGCTGGTATAGACGAGAATTGCAACGATGAAGTTGTGAAATTATCTCATAAGTCTAACCAAGGTGAAGGCGTATGGAAAGAGTTGATTCTAAGACCAACACCTCCTGTACGTTGGATGTTAATTGCAGCTGTTGGAATTCACTTTTTTGAACATGCAACAGGAATTGAAGCTGTTATGTTATATAGTCCAAGAATTTTCAAAAAAGCTGGTGTTACAAGTAAAGATAAGCTTTTACTTGCAACAATTGGAGTGGGAATAACAAAGGTTACTTTTCTTTTAAGTGCTTTGTTCATGCTTGACAAAGTTGGTAGAAGAAGATTATTGCAGGTAAGTGTTGCAGGAATGATCGTTGGGCTTACAACATTGGGCTTTAGCTTGACTATGGTGGAAAAGGCCCATGAAAATGTTCCATGGGCTTTGACGCTTAGTATTCTGGCAACATATTTCTATGTGGCTTTCTTTAATATGGGACTTGCACCTGTCACTTGGGTTTATAGTTCAGAGATATTTCCTCTGAGGTTGAGGGCACAAGGAGCGAGTATTTGTGTTGCTGTGAATAGAAGCATGAATGCTATTGTTTCAATGACTTTTATTTCGATTTATAAAGCAATCACAATAGGTGGAAGCTTTTTCATGTTTGCTGGTATGTCTGTAATAGCTTGgttttttttctatttttatcttCCTGAAACTAAGGGTAAGGCCTTAGAGGAGATGGAGATGCTTTTCACCAAAAAACCGAAAGAGAAAAATGTAGCAATGGGAACTGATCCAACACACAATGTCTAA